The proteins below come from a single Mercenaria mercenaria strain notata chromosome 3, MADL_Memer_1, whole genome shotgun sequence genomic window:
- the LOC123525573 gene encoding CD109 antigen-like, with product MVPSFIVLVWFILPNERLASGYSNYVGANAVQTYVKETEVQETSITFQQKSVRPGDKARLDLKSTSGSSFYVLAVDKSILLLHKGNDITESILPDLNADPVSPLTVSQSSTSTIYNSGMTVQYIQLRDPQSSTFSTSTSSWYDHYYYYYTYASYSVYASSKSASSVRTSTVGPTQAPIASTRSRDEINKPVKQETIRKKFPDTWLFINATADSSGRASLDMKVPDTVTTWVASCFAVSAQSKITTAARNAELEVFLPFFISLQLPFSVIRNEQLVLQANIFNYHTEDLYVLVTLKKSSQFRGLAVVKRGRRRKLEERCGNVVLCIFAKAGRGTAAFFPIVPTETGKVKITITADSSLFKDTVIKYLRVESEGAPKDVAYPFLIDLTQETTFDTRFDLNYPPNTVDGSQRMRVSLIGDIMGPTIDGLDRLVRMPYGCGEQNMISTAPSVFVYRYLSAVGKLTDELKEKAEQFMRIGMQRQLRYRHTDWSFSAWGGSGSGSTWLTSFVLKVFSMASSYVEIDDQIVTESADWLISIQNADGSFPEKGSVGSRSLQGGASGTIERMTAYVLIALLEGRKASSNVEFCPDCLDRLDSAIMKASNYVSNNLNNQTSVYTVAISTYALTSAGHKGAERARNMLDGLSVGGAGQKYWQEPNQPPVSRYHYGPSTQAVSIEMTAYGLLAFVESGNTATSLLIQKWLISQRNPYGGFISTQDTVIALQALSELGAQIKADDPNMNIILSYTDNKLRKKKFKVNTRNAMIMQTADISTDTKTISIHAWGTIGTTAILTVSLFYNIFMDLEGRSLRLEVTLLKETINGFTLRSCVSWLENDVSGMIVVEIGIPSGFEANRWGISPHDLLKRTEIEDRKVILYYDEVTFSGICTVIPVVRDKMVANIKPVPCKAYEYYEPSNEVTVFYLPLSAKNANICDICGVECGCKSPKEKLWFPQSWCKKKI from the exons GAAACAAGCATCACGTTTCAACAGAAATCAGTGCGACCAGGAGACAAAGCACGACTCGATCTAAAGTCTACTTCCGGATCTTCATTCTACGTTCTTGCTGTAGATAAAAGTATTCTGCTCCTGCATAAAGGAAACGACATAACGGAG TCGATCCTTCCTGACCTAAATGCTGACCCAGTGTCACCCTTAACGGTCTCTCAATCCTCAACAAGTACAATTTAT AATTCTGGCATGACTGTACAATACATCCAACTGCGTGATCCACAATCATCCACGTTCTCTACTAGCACTTCTTCAT GGTATgatcactactactactactacacaTATGCGTCATACAGTGTGTATGCATCATCAAAATCAGCTTCAAGTGTAAGGACCTCCACGGTTGGACCAACACAAGCACCAATAGCATCAACACGCTCACGAGACGAAATCAATAAACCAGTTAAACAGGAAACCATCAGAAAGAAATTTCCGGACACATGGTTATTCATAAATGCAACAGCAGA TTCATCCGGTAGAGCAAGCCTTGACATGAAGGTACCAGACACAGTTACAACATGGGTTGCCAGTTGTTTCGCCGTCAGTGCACAGTCCAAAATAACTACCGCTGCACGCAATGCTGAA ttGGAAGTGTTCCTGCCGTTCTTCATCAGTTTGCAGTTACCATTTTCTGTCATACGAAACGAACAGTTGGTCCTGCAGGCAAATATTTTCAACTATCATACGGAGGACCTCTAT gtATTGGTCACATTAAAGAAAAGTTCCCAGTTTCGTGGACTAGCAGTCGTGAAGCGTGGAAGACGACGAAAGCTTGAGGAAAGATGTGGAAACGTAGTGCTCTGTATCTTT GCAAAAGCCGGCCGTGGTACCGCAGCCTTTTTCCCAATTGTACCAACTGAAACTGGGAAAGTAAAAATAACAATTACAGCCGATTCATCATTATTCAAGGACACTGTTATCAAATATCTTCGGGTAGAG TCTGAAGGCGCACCGAAGGATGTTGCTTACCCATTCCTCATAGATTTAACGCAGGAAACTACGTTTGATACACGCTTTGACTTGAACTATCCACCAAATACAGTTGACGGTTCTCAGCGAATGAGGGTTTCTTTGATTG GTGATATAATGGGTCCAACGATCGACGGGTTGGATAGACTTGTGAGAATGCCTTATGGATGCGGTGAACAAAACATGATTTCTACAGCCCCTTCTGTATTTGTGTACAGGTATTTATCAGCAGTTGGCAAACTCACAGACGAGTTAAAGGAAAAGGCCGAACAATTCATGAGGATAG gCATGCAACGCCAGTTGAGATACCGGCATACCGATTGGTCTTTCAGTGCATGGGGTGGGAGCGGCTCTGGTAGCACATG GTTGACTTCCTTTGTGTTAAAAGTATTTTCGATGGCTTCGAGCTACGTTGAAATTGACGATCAGATAGTCACCGAATCGGCAGATTGGCTTATTAGTATTCAAAATGCTGACGGGAGTTTCCCTGAGAAGGGCAGTGTTGGTAGCAGATCTCTGCAG ggTGGTGCGAGCGGAACCATTGAAAGAATGACAGCATACGTACTCATAGCGTTATTAGAGGGCAGGAAAGCTTCCTCCAATGTAGAG ttttgtcctGACTGTCTTGATCGGCTTGACAGCGCCATTATGAAAGCATCCAATTATGTAtcgaacaatttgaacaatcaaACATCAGTTTATACTGTTGCAATATCTACGTATGCATTAACGTCTGCTGGACATAAGGGGGCGGAGCGAGCCAGAAATATGTTAGATGGCTTATCAGTGGGCGGCGCAG GTCAAAAATATTGGCAAGAACCAAATCAACCTCCAGTATCTAGATATCATTACGGACCATCTACACAAGCCGTGTCCATTGAAATGACAGCATACGGTTTGCTAGCATTCGTTGAGTCAGGGAATACTGCAACGTCTTTATTGATACAAAAATGGTTAATTAGTCAACGAAATCCATATGGAGGGTTTATTTCTACACAG GACACGGTGATTGCTTTACAAGCATTGTCTGAACTTGGTGCACAGATCAAAGCTGATGATCCAAACATGAATATAATACTCTCATATACAGACAACAAACTACGGAAAAAGAAATTTAAGGTCAACACAAGAAATGCAATGATTATGCAGACAGCAGAT ATCTCGACCGATACAAAGACGATAAGCATTCATGCCTGGGGGACAATAGGGACCACAGCTATACTAACG GTGTCTTTATTTTACAACATATTCATGGACCTTGAAGGCAGAAGTTTGCGTTTGGAAGTGACTTTACTGAAGGAAACTATAAACGGATTTACACTTAGGTCTTGCGTGAG CTGGTTGGAAAACGATGTCAGTGGAATGATTGTAGTTGAGATTGGTATACCATCAGGATTTGAGGCTAATAGATGGGGGATTTCACCACATGATCTTCTTAAAAGAACTGAAATAGAAGATAGAAAAGTTATACTATACTACGATGAG GTGACCTTTAGCGGGATATGTACAGTTATACCTGTTGTGAGAGACAAGATGGTTGCCAATATCAAGCCGGTGCCGTGCAAGGCCTACGAATACTATGAGCCAA GCAATGAAGTAACAGTGTTTTACCTCCCTTTGTCGGCGAAGAATGCAAACATTTGTGACATATGTGGAGTGGAATGTGGCTGTAAGTCACCTAAAGAGAAATTGTGGTTTCCACAG tctTGGTGCAAGAAGAAGATATAA